The following are encoded together in the Pygocentrus nattereri isolate fPygNat1 chromosome 15, fPygNat1.pri, whole genome shotgun sequence genome:
- the LOC108410683 gene encoding 5-hydroxytryptamine receptor 3A, translating to MPSRCLPGDSGPSFDSLQEVFDRKPFRPAVNLSNPTITNISFTLYAVLGVNEKTQILNTFLWLRLYWFHEFLIWDPDVCDGITRISLPVNNVWMPDIIVYEFVDDDVSQACPYVYVNHTGHIRYDRMLRLVSACNLEIFSFPFDIQNCTFTFGSYMHTIKHVRVKTALPFDQISGNSKRYLEASGEWELVEILGEEGILKFGVDEWDIITFWVVIKRRPILYVVNLLIPSSFLMIIDILSFYLPPHSVDRASFKMTLILGYTVFLLIMNDLLPSTANGTPIIGIYFSVCLALMVISLLETVIITNVLHHNSMKYRDVPRWVQVVVLRYIGSLICYRRPEELPKTELTKKDSGDPWTIHTSHTASSLSTNSSGVAVPELVEICADLRAMRSHLNVLQREEKLQDQWCHVGYILDFLLFRIYLVIITCYALVIISMWCIWMYH from the exons ATGCCCAGCAG GTGTCTGCCGGGTGACAGCGGACCCTCATTCGACTCTCTGCAGGAAGTGTTTGACAGGAAACCCTTCAGACCAGCCGTTAACCTGAGCAACCCCACCATCACCAacatctccttcactctctacGCCGTGCTGGGGGTG AACGAGAAGACACAGATCCTCAACACGTTCCTCTGGCTGCGGCTG tACTGGTTCCACGAGTTTCTGATCTGGGATCCTGACGTCTGTGACGGAATCACTAGAATCTCCCTCCCCGTCAACAACGTGTGGATGCCGGACATTATCGTTTATGAGTT tgttGATGATGACGTGTCCCAGGCGTGTCCGTATGTTTATGTTAATCATACGGGTCATATCCGTTATGACCGGATGTTGCGGCTGGTCAGTGCATGTAACCTGGAGATCTTCAGCTTCCCGTTCGACATCCAGAACTGTACCTTCACCTTCGGCTCCTACATGCACACCA taaaGCACGTGCGGGTGAAGACGGCGCTGCCCTTTGATCAGATATCTGGGAACTCTAAGCGGTACCTGGAGGCAAGCGGAGAGTGGGAGCTGGTGGAGATTTTGGGAGAAGAAGGAATTCTTAAGTTTGGAGTAGATGAGTGGGACATCATCACGTTTTGG GTGGTAATAAAGAGGCGTCCGATTTTGTACGTGGTGAACCTCCTCATTCCGAGCTCGTTCCTCATGATCATTGACATCCTGTCCTTCTACCTGCCGCCGCACAGCGTGGACCGTGCCTCCTTCAAAATGACCCTCATCCTGGGCTACACCGTGTTTCTGCTCATCATGAACGACCTGCTGCCCAGCACGGCCAACGGAACACCGATCATAG GTATTTATTTCTCAGTGTGTTTGGCTCTGATGGTGATCAGCCTGCTGGAGACGGTCATCATCACCAACGTTCTTCACCACAACTCCATGAAGTACCGAGACGTTCCACGCTGGGTGCAGGTGGTAGTTCTGCGGTACATCGGTAGCCTCATCTGCTACAGACGGCCTGAAGAACTGCCCAAAACAGAACTGACCAAAAAGGACAGCGGCGACCCCTGGACCATCCACACCTCGCACACAGCGTCCAGCTTGAGCACAaacagca gtggTGTGGCGGTGCCGGAGCTGGTGGAGATCTGTGCGGATCTGCGGGCGATGAGGTCACACCTGAACGTCCTGCAGCGCGAGGAGAAGCTCCAGGATCAGTGGTGTCATGTGGGCTACATCCTCGACTTCCTGCTGTTCAGAATCTACCTGGTCATCATCACCTGCTACGCCCTCGTCATCATCAGCATGTGGTGCATCTGGATGTATCATTGA
- the LOC108410690 gene encoding 5-hydroxytryptamine receptor 3A has protein sequence MELQPQAELPMLPPHLVESVNCSEPTAQALLTALKDTVLYRTEVRPVISLQTPTVISLNYYIYGILGVSWNVEGLSWDPSECGTERISLPRTSVWIPDIVINEFMDENKVPATFYLYVNHMGQVTDSLPFHVISSCNLDIYTFPFDTQNCSYTFNSYLHTMSDVQLSLDDAALNVFENSLKTIGTNGEWELIGIIPEKPEVDRNVSLQDQFDSVVFHSRMNLGDWTMSAGQIVLRRKAAVYVVNLLLPSCFLVALDVFSFLLPPQHVDRSAFKMTLILGYTVFLLLMNDLLPVTGNNIPLINVFLSVCLALMVGSLIETILVTNLLSGSAAYPRLPLWLRALLQRGARLVCLNKNSKAEENSRELSTLSVRTGDIGDTAPESGHPELLQELRNVSRDLVSIRLKVEDHLKTDEQTEEWIHLGLVIDRILFNFYIIFITMSFIMILVLWLSWYNKHNQT, from the exons atggAGTTACAGCCGCAAGCAGAACTTCCCA TGCTGCCCCCCCACCTTGTGGAGTCTGTGAACTGCTCCGAGCCGACCGCCCAGGCTCTGCTGACCGCTCTGAAGGACACTGTGCTCTATAGAACTGAAGTTCGGCCCGTGATCAGCCTGCAGACCCCCACAGTGATCAGCCTCAACTACTACATCTACGGCATTTTAGGAGTC tccTGGAATGTGGAGGGTCTGAGTTGGGACCCCTCTGAGTGTGGAACCGAGCGGATCTCACTGCCCAGAACCTCAGTGTGGATCCCCGACATCGTCATCAATGAGTT TATGGATGAAAACAAAGTCCCAGCCACGTTCTACTTGTACGTGAACCACATGGGCCAGGTGACGGACTCTCTGCCCTTCCATGTGATCAGCTCATGTAATCTGGATATCTACACGTTTCCCTTCGACACCCAGAACTGCTCCTACACCTTCAACTCCTACCTGCACACCA TGTCTGATGTCCAGTTATCTCTGGATGATGCAGCGCTGAATGTTTTTGAGAATTCTCTGAAAACCATAGGAACAAACGGAGAGTGGGAGCTGATTGGAATCATTCCTGAAAAGCCAGAAGTGGACAGAAACGTCAGCCTCCAGGATCAGTTTGACAGTGTCGTCTTCCAT TCCAGAATGAATCTGGG TGACTGGACAATGTCTGCTGGTCAGATAGTTCTGAGGCGGAAAGCAGCCGTGTACGTGGTGAACCTGCTGCTGCCCAGCTGCTTCCTCGTCGCTCTGGATGTCTTCAGCTTCCTGCTGCCCCCTCAACACGTGGACCGCTCGGCCTTCAAGATGACCCTCATCCTGGGCTACACCGTCTTCCTGCTGCTGATGAACGACCTGCTGCCTGTCACAGGAAACAACATCCCGCTCATCA atgtgtttctctctgtgtgtttggcGCTGATGGTGGGGAGTCTAATAGAGACAATATTAGTGACCAATCTGCTGTCCGGTTCTGCTGCTTACCCGCGGTTACCGCTCTGGCTCAGAGCTCTGCTGCAGCGCGGCGCTCGGCTCGTCTGCCTGAACAAAAACTCTAAAGCTGAAG AAAACAGCCGAGAACTCTCAACACTGTCTGTGAGAACCGGAGACATAGGAGACACAGCTCCGGAGTCAGGCCACCCGGAACTGCTGCAGGAACTGAGGAACGTAAGCAGAGATTTGGTCTCCATACGGCTGAAGGTGGAGGATCACCTGAAAACAGATGAGCAAACAGAGGAGTGGATCCATTTGGGGCTGGTCATCGACCGGATCCTCTTCAACTTTTAcatcatcttcatcaccatGAGCTTCATCATGATCCTCGTCCTGTGGCTGAGCTGGTACAATAAACACAACCAGACATAG
- the LOC108410686 gene encoding receptor-transporting protein 3-like → MEQWVRVFRDRATGLDGDEWTLELNNSIEPGRTPQGWNQYIRNSFAQFHCSLCRRSWPSKQVQVLFHFSRDSSLQRGTVRVRGFKQKCRKCLAARMEEPSFTVDNIDVMVEKLMEKIRIRCYGEEPPESNRNLRFVGRVEGPHERLHCEACLRGICSQNQA, encoded by the exons atggagcagTGGGTCAGGGTTTTTCGGGACCGAGCCACTGGGCTGGACGGAGATGAGTGGACTCTGGAGCTGAATAACTCCATTGAGCCGGGCCGGACTCCGCAAGGCTGGAACCAGTACATAAGAAACTCCTTTGCACA GTTCCACTGTTCTCTGTGCCGGCGCTCGTGGCCGTCAAAGCAAGTGCAGGTTCTCTTCCACTTCTCCCGTGACTCATCCCTCCAGCGAGGCACGGTGAGAGTGAGGGGCTTTAAGCAAAAGTGCCGGAAATGCTTGGCGGCAAGGATGGAGGAGCCCAGCTTTACTGTGGACAACATCGATGTGATGGTGGAGAAGCTGATGGAGAAGATCAGGATCAGGTGCTACGGAGAGGAACCGCCAGAGTCCAATAGAAATTTACGATTTGTTGGCAGAGTCGAAGGTCCACACGAGAGACTGCACTGCGAGGCCTGTCTGAGGGGCATCTGCTCTCAGAACCAAGCATAG